One region of Metallosphaera sedula DSM 5348 genomic DNA includes:
- a CDS encoding cobaltochelatase subunit CobN: protein MIQDRKLAILIGWNGSVIRTFVEKAQELGVELRIKYPRLDPIDDNFMRFLESADVVFIHHFSSEQLYQEIMEKLSPILRRKEVVVVVDPALSNYNKAPPEALGKVSAYYSYGGEVNIKNLILYLLSLKYPDITAQEPKPLPFSGIYHPRFAEPFSEVRDFLDRVGDSGKRVGILFYRTAWTDRDLGVVDAIISSLERHGITPIPVFVQGFGSKDRGIEGNDEAIQRYFMIDGKPIVDAVISLLSFSLIKNWDSTILQRLNVPVFQGVIDYYKTENEWLSSKGLDPIGTMMSVMMPELNGTIEPILVGTIKVVKSGNYTYRILSPARDQVEYLVSRVRRWIDLRYKPNSEKRIAIILHSASAYKDLEANIGTATGLDTLQTTVEIMHLLKRRGYTVKDLPSSGEDLVKQIILSRAFPETRWNSLEDILRAGTAGTLSYKDYMELFSTLPEEARKRVIETWGELKPGTREYMFDGEKFIIPGLVFGNVFVGVQPKRVTWQDEENAIRLVHNSDLPVPHFWLAFYRWIAKGFGADVIIHVGTHGTLEFTPGKGVGLSPACFPQISVGELPHLYIYSMNVPGEGITAKRRSYAVLVDHLSPPTMFDEIPEEARKLEDMIEEYEEAERADNEVRQKLVLNKIKETAEKIGLTVDFTDPDKATHEIEHRLNIFKDSTISKGLHVLGDVPSEEDLAEYVVTATRFEEDSLVKTYGREKAKEMVISAIQGQTKLPEKENYVLTKVLESVNLERESLMEALNGRFVEPGPSGSITRGRYDVLPTGRNFYAVDLWKIPTQSAWQTGALLAEKLIDTFYRKNGRYPRAIGFILWSTDVFRSDGELVAQILRTLGVTPVWNPITKRVQGVKPIPLDELQRPRIDVVINVSGIVRDNLMNIVELLDEATQLVSSLNEPESLNYPRANSLKYHVFSAKPGAYGSGVSHAIESGVWNQESELGDVYLDWLGYAYGKGKNGIRATDSLKRAIENVEMIVHKREIDEIDILDDSCNYSYVGGLYLACKKIGRNPELMYEDTSNPNRPQLRLFREEIERVSIGKLLNDSWLNSQMRFGYRGATEILKKVEHLYGWAATTRLVNDQIFNNVASKIVLNERMRNWFNEVNPYALEEITRRLIEAKNRGIWRPSKEIDKQLLNVYSQIEGELE from the coding sequence ATGATCCAGGATAGGAAATTAGCCATCCTCATAGGCTGGAACGGTTCTGTGATAAGAACCTTCGTGGAGAAGGCCCAGGAACTGGGAGTCGAGTTAAGGATCAAATATCCCAGGCTGGATCCCATCGACGATAACTTCATGAGATTTCTTGAGAGCGCTGACGTGGTCTTCATTCACCACTTCTCGAGCGAACAGCTTTACCAGGAAATAATGGAGAAGCTTTCCCCAATCCTGAGAAGAAAGGAGGTCGTGGTGGTCGTAGATCCTGCGTTAAGTAACTACAACAAGGCTCCTCCAGAGGCCCTTGGGAAGGTATCGGCTTACTATTCGTATGGCGGAGAGGTAAACATCAAGAATCTCATTCTTTACCTGCTTAGTCTAAAGTATCCTGACATCACCGCACAGGAGCCTAAACCACTCCCCTTCTCGGGGATATACCACCCGAGGTTCGCAGAACCCTTCAGTGAAGTGAGGGACTTTCTAGATAGGGTTGGTGATTCTGGGAAAAGGGTGGGAATTCTCTTCTACAGGACAGCCTGGACTGACAGGGACCTGGGCGTGGTTGATGCAATAATTTCAAGTTTGGAGAGGCACGGAATCACCCCTATACCAGTTTTCGTGCAAGGATTTGGGAGCAAGGATAGGGGAATAGAGGGAAATGACGAGGCGATTCAGAGGTACTTCATGATTGATGGGAAGCCCATAGTGGACGCGGTGATAAGTCTTCTATCCTTTTCCCTTATCAAGAACTGGGATTCCACTATCCTTCAAAGGCTAAACGTTCCCGTGTTCCAAGGAGTTATAGATTATTACAAGACTGAGAACGAGTGGCTCTCCTCCAAGGGTCTAGATCCCATAGGAACCATGATGAGCGTCATGATGCCGGAGCTCAACGGGACCATAGAACCCATCCTAGTGGGAACGATAAAGGTTGTTAAGTCTGGCAACTACACCTACAGGATTTTGAGCCCTGCGAGGGATCAAGTTGAGTACCTGGTTTCCAGGGTAAGGAGATGGATAGACCTCAGGTATAAACCTAACAGCGAGAAAAGAATTGCCATCATCCTCCATAGCGCCTCAGCATACAAGGACCTGGAGGCAAACATAGGCACTGCCACGGGATTGGATACGCTACAGACGACCGTTGAGATCATGCACCTCCTGAAGAGACGTGGATATACCGTGAAGGATCTTCCCTCTAGTGGGGAGGATTTGGTCAAGCAAATCATATTGAGCAGGGCCTTTCCAGAAACTAGGTGGAACTCCCTCGAGGATATCCTCAGGGCTGGCACAGCTGGAACCCTTAGCTACAAAGACTACATGGAATTATTCAGTACCCTCCCTGAAGAGGCCAGAAAGAGGGTGATTGAAACCTGGGGAGAGCTGAAGCCTGGAACCAGGGAATACATGTTTGACGGCGAGAAGTTCATCATACCTGGTCTCGTTTTCGGCAACGTGTTTGTGGGGGTTCAACCAAAGAGGGTTACGTGGCAGGACGAGGAGAACGCGATCAGGTTAGTTCATAACTCTGATCTGCCGGTTCCCCACTTCTGGTTAGCCTTCTACAGGTGGATAGCTAAGGGATTTGGGGCTGATGTGATAATCCATGTGGGGACTCACGGTACCTTAGAGTTTACGCCCGGTAAGGGGGTGGGATTATCCCCTGCCTGCTTCCCACAAATTTCCGTGGGCGAGTTACCCCACCTTTACATATATTCCATGAACGTGCCTGGGGAGGGCATAACTGCAAAGAGGAGAAGTTACGCAGTTCTAGTGGATCATCTCTCTCCTCCCACCATGTTCGATGAGATACCTGAAGAAGCTAGGAAACTAGAGGACATGATAGAGGAATACGAGGAGGCGGAAAGGGCGGATAACGAGGTTAGGCAGAAGCTGGTACTTAACAAGATCAAGGAGACCGCTGAGAAGATAGGGTTGACAGTGGACTTCACTGATCCAGATAAGGCCACACACGAGATCGAGCACAGGCTCAACATCTTTAAGGATTCAACCATCTCCAAGGGACTTCACGTACTGGGGGATGTGCCGTCTGAGGAGGACTTAGCGGAATATGTTGTTACGGCGACGAGATTCGAGGAGGATTCCTTGGTAAAGACATATGGTAGGGAGAAGGCTAAGGAGATGGTGATCAGTGCCATTCAAGGCCAAACTAAGTTACCCGAAAAGGAGAATTACGTCCTCACCAAGGTTCTCGAGTCCGTGAACCTGGAGAGGGAAAGTCTAATGGAGGCGCTAAATGGGAGATTTGTGGAGCCTGGTCCATCGGGCTCAATTACCAGGGGAAGGTATGACGTCCTCCCCACTGGGAGGAACTTCTATGCAGTTGACCTTTGGAAGATACCAACGCAGTCGGCCTGGCAAACGGGTGCCTTGTTAGCTGAGAAACTGATAGATACTTTCTACAGGAAGAACGGCAGGTATCCAAGGGCAATAGGCTTCATACTCTGGTCAACTGACGTTTTCAGATCAGACGGAGAGCTAGTGGCCCAAATTCTCAGGACCCTGGGCGTGACACCTGTGTGGAACCCCATAACCAAGAGGGTTCAGGGAGTTAAACCAATACCATTAGATGAACTCCAGAGACCTAGAATTGACGTGGTAATCAACGTTAGCGGTATCGTGAGAGATAACCTAATGAACATCGTGGAGCTGTTGGACGAGGCAACGCAATTGGTATCCTCCCTTAACGAGCCAGAAAGCCTTAATTATCCAAGGGCCAACTCCCTCAAATATCACGTGTTCTCAGCTAAGCCAGGGGCTTACGGTTCTGGGGTGAGCCACGCCATAGAGTCTGGGGTGTGGAACCAGGAATCGGAGCTTGGGGACGTATACCTTGACTGGTTAGGATACGCATACGGGAAAGGGAAGAACGGTATAAGGGCCACAGACTCGTTGAAGAGGGCCATTGAGAACGTGGAAATGATAGTCCACAAGAGGGAGATAGACGAGATAGACATCCTGGACGATAGCTGTAACTACAGCTACGTGGGAGGGCTCTACCTAGCTTGTAAGAAGATAGGCAGGAACCCTGAGCTGATGTATGAGGATACCTCCAATCCTAACAGGCCTCAGCTTAGGCTGTTCAGGGAGGAGATAGAGAGGGTAAGCATTGGAAAGCTTCTCAACGACTCATGGCTTAACTCGCAGATGAGGTTTGGGTACAGGGGAGCCACAGAGATCCTCAAGAAAGTTGAGCATCTTTATGGATGGGCAGCTACCACTAGACTGGTAAATGATCAGATCTTCAATAACGTTGCCTCCAAGATAGTGTTGAATGAACGAATGAGAAACTGGTTCAATGAGGTTAATCCATACGCCCTCGAGGAGATAACGAGAAGGCTGATAGAGGCAAAAAACAGGGGCATATGGAGGCCTTCAAAGGAGATTGACAAGCAACTGTTAAACGTTTACTCGCAGATAGAGGGAGAGCTAGAGTGA
- a CDS encoding MFS transporter has protein sequence MRRFLSQPLLITATTYMGIWYPVTLYSQTKSIFLLGLATTLYNLSNAIGSYFWGDLLDKTERRFEYGILLPVSLAISALLLGGKLEESLLGYTITGFASALNSPLYSLLLLENYSFEEIPKMNSRLSQLTLLGNAVGSISAIAVSSFLFPLLVCVASIPLTVMSLRGAHGKINIDKPSRLRSIRELTGALTSFTAFNFGAEIFFTTFVPFNYLMGNPGSYIYVSYFVLYLLDEGIYYVAGKWSPGREAFLMHLSIMGRAMLVLGISLILKLGIRSSEATIPLFVTFGSFYPLFGTSFFSFMFRNLKRNRGSIIGVFNAVEDVANIGGSATVSFLGSDLNLDYLVAFYSFALSAVTLYSFITRRLSSPSSN, from the coding sequence ATGAGAAGGTTTCTTTCGCAACCGTTGCTAATCACGGCCACGACTTATATGGGAATATGGTACCCAGTAACCCTGTATTCTCAGACCAAGTCTATTTTTCTGCTGGGATTAGCGACGACGCTGTACAATCTGAGTAACGCTATTGGTTCCTATTTCTGGGGGGATCTATTGGACAAAACGGAGAGAAGGTTCGAGTACGGGATTTTACTCCCTGTGTCTTTGGCCATCTCGGCTTTACTTTTGGGAGGGAAACTAGAGGAGAGTCTGCTTGGCTATACCATCACGGGGTTCGCGTCGGCCCTGAACTCGCCACTTTATTCTCTCCTTCTTCTAGAAAATTACAGCTTTGAGGAGATTCCTAAGATGAATTCGAGGCTGTCTCAATTAACTTTGTTGGGAAATGCCGTGGGAAGCATTTCAGCTATCGCTGTGAGCTCATTTCTCTTTCCTCTCTTAGTGTGTGTTGCATCCATTCCTCTTACGGTTATGTCCTTGAGAGGTGCCCACGGTAAAATCAACATAGATAAACCCTCTAGACTAAGGAGCATAAGGGAGTTAACAGGGGCTTTAACGTCATTCACGGCCTTTAACTTCGGTGCCGAGATATTCTTCACAACCTTTGTTCCCTTCAATTACCTCATGGGAAATCCTGGGTCCTACATTTATGTGAGCTATTTCGTGTTATATTTGCTTGACGAGGGCATATATTACGTGGCAGGTAAATGGTCCCCTGGGAGGGAGGCCTTCCTGATGCATCTCTCAATCATGGGGCGTGCCATGCTAGTGTTAGGCATATCACTAATTCTGAAACTTGGGATCAGATCAAGTGAAGCAACCATACCACTCTTTGTGACCTTTGGTTCATTCTATCCCTTGTTCGGAACCTCATTCTTCTCATTCATGTTCAGGAACTTGAAGAGGAACAGGGGATCCATCATAGGAGTATTTAACGCGGTCGAGGACGTGGCTAATATAGGCGGAAGCGCGACGGTCAGCTTTCTAGGAAGTGACCTAAACCTGGACTACCTGGTGGCCTTCTACTCCTTTGCACTATCTGCAGTTACCTTGTACAGCTTCATTACCAGGAGGTTATCTTCCCCTTCTTCTAACTGA
- a CDS encoding acyl-CoA dehydrogenase family protein — MFELTKEQLEYKEKVRDYAQKVVREYAKAMDEKNEGGEKIVKDFGEMGLLGMKIPPQYGGLGLGEVAFAIATEELGAESGGASHSLHTQLNALQLLVSVGGDSAKTWIEEGVKGKEIYAVALTEPGAGSDLGALQTTAKLEGNELVINGEKIFTSGASFSTKMVVLARTSGNPGDRQGISMLLVDTKTPGIEVHKLDLMGIRGAGVSYVKFNNARVPKDSIIGKEGDAFRGAIKALMVSRNGYAGIAVGIARGALEDAVNRAASRKQFGKSLLEQEWISFNLADALVKVEASRLLTMRAAYMLDKGIEALTEASMAKYMAAITAAEVSRTALHIFGGHGLNRGSKVERLYRDAKIMEIAEGTNEMQLIAVSRALQPKK, encoded by the coding sequence ATGTTCGAGTTAACAAAGGAACAACTTGAGTACAAGGAGAAAGTGAGGGACTACGCCCAGAAAGTTGTTAGGGAGTACGCCAAGGCTATGGATGAAAAGAACGAAGGAGGAGAGAAGATAGTAAAGGACTTTGGAGAAATGGGACTTCTAGGAATGAAGATTCCACCCCAATATGGTGGCCTGGGGCTAGGTGAGGTAGCCTTCGCCATTGCCACGGAGGAACTGGGTGCGGAGAGTGGCGGAGCGTCACACAGCCTTCATACCCAGCTGAATGCCCTTCAGCTTCTAGTCTCAGTTGGAGGGGACTCAGCCAAGACGTGGATAGAGGAAGGGGTTAAGGGAAAGGAAATTTACGCTGTAGCACTTACAGAGCCTGGCGCTGGATCTGATCTTGGTGCGCTTCAGACGACAGCGAAGTTAGAAGGAAACGAGCTAGTCATTAATGGGGAGAAAATCTTCACGAGTGGGGCATCGTTTTCCACGAAGATGGTAGTTCTGGCAAGGACAAGCGGTAATCCGGGAGATAGGCAGGGCATCTCAATGCTACTTGTGGACACAAAGACCCCTGGGATAGAGGTTCACAAACTAGACCTTATGGGGATCAGGGGAGCTGGAGTGTCCTACGTGAAGTTTAACAACGCTAGGGTTCCAAAGGACTCAATTATAGGCAAGGAAGGAGACGCCTTCAGGGGGGCAATAAAGGCATTGATGGTAAGCAGAAACGGTTATGCCGGTATAGCTGTGGGTATAGCCAGGGGGGCTTTAGAAGATGCAGTTAACAGGGCTGCATCGAGAAAACAATTTGGAAAATCTCTCCTTGAACAGGAGTGGATATCCTTTAACCTAGCAGATGCACTAGTAAAGGTTGAGGCATCAAGGCTACTGACCATGAGGGCAGCCTACATGCTCGACAAGGGAATAGAGGCGTTAACTGAGGCCAGTATGGCCAAGTATATGGCTGCTATAACCGCAGCTGAAGTTAGTAGGACTGCCTTACATATATTTGGAGGACATGGGCTAAACAGAGGCTCGAAGGTTGAGAGGCTATATAGGGACGCTAAGATTATGGAGATTGCAGAAGGAACAAATGAGATGCAGCTTATAGCGGTATCCAGGGCCCTACAGCCTAAGAAATAG
- a CDS encoding VWA domain-containing protein, whose protein sequence is MRSFPFSAIVGQERLKKALLLVAVDPTITGVLIKGPKGVAKSTAVRALANLLPEIEVVADCPFSCDPDHRERMCNGCRARVDQGQRLPRARRRMRIVELPVSATLDRVVGTLDIKRVLKEGERGLEPGLLALANRGILYIDEVNLLPDEVVNAILDAAASKFNVVEREGISIIHPADFILIGTMNPEEGELRPQLLDRFAISVEAESPGSPEELIEISKRVEEFERNPEEFLSKYQEEEAQLREKILKAKEILPTVKIPDKLMQYLAEEILSQSSSTRAMIAAVKVAKALAALSGKTEVDEEEAKQALEFVLHHRVSERRASARSSSLPRNQGEVQGNTTSDTNSSGGSRQEKQEQEINLSIKPDLPKTKSPGTGFGKGGIFDTITGRFRGGGIHLDLHSSLINMALDRRNWLNPDDLVMKSLETQGAIPILLLLDSSRSMDFSRRILVAKAILRELLQKAYQVRSKVGLVTFSGSEARYDVPLTRNLRKVEEFVNGVRPAGKTPMSMALYLALQIVNRERRSRRKLNPLVFLISDGKANVSLGGNILQELEYFSIKLGEVSKFIVIDTGSPYQPSFNPTLAERAHGLLLRGSDFVDNLH, encoded by the coding sequence GTGAGGTCTTTTCCCTTCAGTGCCATTGTGGGTCAAGAGAGATTAAAGAAAGCCCTTCTCCTCGTTGCAGTTGATCCAACCATCACAGGTGTGCTAATCAAGGGACCCAAGGGAGTAGCCAAGTCCACGGCTGTAAGGGCTCTGGCCAACCTCTTGCCAGAGATAGAGGTGGTAGCTGATTGCCCCTTTTCCTGCGATCCAGACCATAGGGAAAGGATGTGCAACGGGTGCAGGGCGAGGGTAGATCAAGGCCAGAGACTTCCCAGGGCTAGGAGAAGAATGAGGATAGTCGAGTTACCTGTGAGTGCCACCCTCGACAGGGTTGTGGGCACCCTCGACATAAAGAGGGTCCTAAAGGAAGGGGAAAGGGGTCTTGAACCAGGTCTATTGGCCCTCGCGAACAGGGGGATTCTATACATAGACGAAGTGAACTTACTTCCCGACGAGGTGGTGAACGCAATTCTAGATGCCGCGGCCTCTAAGTTTAACGTGGTGGAGAGAGAAGGCATCTCCATCATTCATCCTGCAGATTTCATCCTGATCGGGACCATGAACCCGGAAGAGGGAGAATTAAGGCCACAGCTACTGGATAGATTTGCCATATCCGTGGAGGCAGAGTCCCCTGGGAGCCCTGAGGAGCTCATAGAGATCTCAAAGCGAGTTGAGGAATTTGAGAGAAATCCAGAGGAGTTTCTCTCTAAGTACCAAGAAGAGGAAGCCCAACTCAGGGAGAAAATCCTTAAGGCAAAGGAGATCTTGCCCACAGTTAAAATTCCCGATAAGCTGATGCAATATCTGGCAGAGGAGATTCTGTCTCAATCCTCCAGTACCAGGGCAATGATAGCAGCGGTAAAGGTAGCAAAGGCCCTCGCAGCCCTAAGTGGTAAGACGGAGGTGGATGAGGAGGAAGCGAAGCAAGCCCTGGAATTCGTGTTACATCACAGGGTAAGCGAGAGGCGTGCCTCAGCTCGCTCCAGTAGTCTCCCCAGGAATCAAGGAGAGGTTCAAGGCAACACTACGAGTGACACCAATTCCTCAGGTGGCAGTAGGCAGGAAAAACAGGAACAAGAAATTAACCTCTCAATAAAGCCAGATTTACCCAAGACGAAGTCACCTGGAACTGGCTTCGGAAAAGGTGGAATATTCGATACCATCACCGGCAGGTTTAGGGGTGGCGGGATTCATCTGGATCTTCACTCCTCCCTGATTAACATGGCCCTAGATCGAAGGAACTGGCTTAACCCAGATGACCTAGTCATGAAGAGCCTGGAGACCCAGGGAGCGATACCCATCCTACTTCTCCTGGACTCTAGCAGGTCCATGGACTTTTCCAGGCGAATTCTAGTCGCAAAGGCCATACTTAGGGAGTTGCTCCAGAAGGCATACCAAGTGAGGAGCAAGGTTGGTCTCGTAACTTTCTCAGGATCGGAGGCCAGATATGACGTTCCCCTAACCAGAAACTTGAGAAAAGTCGAGGAGTTCGTCAACGGGGTTCGTCCTGCTGGTAAGACCCCCATGTCCATGGCCCTGTACCTAGCCTTGCAAATCGTGAACAGGGAGAGGAGATCCAGAAGAAAGCTAAATCCCCTAGTCTTCTTGATCTCGGATGGTAAGGCCAACGTCTCCCTTGGAGGAAATATTCTCCAAGAGCTAGAGTATTTTTCTATCAAGTTAGGTGAAGTTTCTAAGTTCATCGTGATAGACACCGGAAGTCCCTATCAGCCCTCTTTCAATCCCACGCTTGCTGAGAGAGCTCATGGCCTCTTATTACGTGGATCAGATTTTGTAGATAATTTGCACTAG
- a CDS encoding ArsB/NhaD family transporter: MNLLAFAVVIVTYALIATRGVSGIPPWASMFFGGVMMIVTGVITPQEGFASINLDVVLFLITLFTFASALEVSDFLKYLGFYIVNKFKTPSRTLFGVLLFSGLLSNLVTNDGVSASWTPVILESSKKLGVDEKPFLYALAFGVTIGSVMLPTGNPQNLLIALDAGLKNPFIEFAMILVLPTLINLVLSYPILLLLFRKELKSDGEIGHFQEKIEDPVTAYTSLALLGITVVLFFSLSFLGIDIVLGSLTTSSILILVSKRRREIIRRMDWSTILFFIGLFMFTEGMIKGGVLSAIVRYLPSPSSVFTIMLVSVLVSQLLSNVPLVAIYIPVMISSGATSPLDWLALAAGSTIAGNFTLIGAASNVIISESSESRGGKGFGFIEFIKNSVPLLIVNFLVLYLFLRL, from the coding sequence ATGAACCTGTTAGCGTTTGCTGTTGTTATAGTCACCTACGCACTAATAGCAACTAGGGGAGTTTCTGGAATACCCCCTTGGGCCTCCATGTTTTTCGGGGGTGTAATGATGATAGTGACGGGTGTTATTACTCCTCAGGAGGGATTTGCGTCTATCAACCTTGACGTCGTCCTTTTCCTCATTACCCTCTTCACCTTCGCCTCTGCCCTGGAGGTTTCAGACTTTCTAAAATACTTAGGATTTTATATTGTAAATAAGTTCAAGACGCCCTCTAGAACTCTTTTTGGGGTGTTGCTCTTCTCCGGTTTGCTGTCAAATCTGGTGACCAATGACGGTGTCTCGGCTAGCTGGACGCCAGTAATACTTGAAAGCAGTAAGAAACTTGGAGTGGATGAGAAACCATTCCTGTACGCGCTAGCATTTGGAGTTACAATTGGAAGCGTAATGCTCCCCACCGGAAACCCACAAAATCTTCTAATAGCCCTAGATGCCGGTCTGAAGAATCCCTTCATCGAGTTTGCGATGATCTTGGTACTGCCCACGCTGATCAACCTTGTCCTATCGTACCCCATTTTACTCCTACTATTTAGGAAGGAACTTAAGAGTGACGGAGAGATTGGCCATTTTCAGGAAAAAATAGAGGACCCTGTCACTGCCTACACATCTCTGGCTCTACTGGGTATTACTGTAGTTTTATTTTTCTCACTTAGTTTTCTCGGAATAGACATAGTCCTAGGTTCCCTTACCACTTCGTCTATCCTTATCCTAGTCTCCAAAAGGAGGAGAGAAATCATTAGGAGGATGGATTGGTCTACCATTTTGTTCTTCATAGGATTGTTCATGTTTACAGAGGGCATGATAAAGGGTGGGGTCCTGAGTGCCATAGTCCGCTATCTTCCATCCCCGTCGTCCGTCTTTACCATTATGCTGGTAAGCGTTCTGGTTAGCCAATTGCTTAGCAACGTACCCCTGGTCGCAATATACATCCCTGTGATGATTTCCTCTGGTGCCACGTCTCCGCTGGATTGGCTCGCCCTAGCCGCAGGTAGCACAATAGCTGGCAACTTCACGTTAATAGGAGCAGCTAGTAATGTGATAATCTCAGAGTCTTCAGAAAGTAGGGGAGGAAAAGGATTTGGATTTATAGAGTTTATTAAAAACTCTGTTCCTCTGTTGATAGTAAATTTTCTAGTTCTCTACCTATTTCTTAGGCTGTAG
- a CDS encoding cobalamin biosynthesis protein yields MYVSKIKIVSDPSNELAKTLAKRLEELGYYVVNENPEIYVFFYPLGITVRKILGLIRDKATDPVVISVTDDGSYVIPVIKEHRGGSILGGIIADLMGSQLVLTSRTSQMGIYSVEEFAWMNGLEIDPKVADSLNFKLVKNGKLRFFVEDRLDLKVVEGFEPADRLENADLVIGEECSDLPTLRPKRLVIGLGYSTGVPLEVLYFSIVSTMKSLHVYERRLDFIAVPEIKQGDERIKKIGNMLGASIIYVPLDQIRGRSQSTPSRVARDRFGIDGVCEPSLEALGTRIVLKRTKRAYGVVTCLGVK; encoded by the coding sequence TTGTATGTATCTAAGATTAAGATAGTTTCTGATCCCAGTAACGAGCTGGCTAAAACACTGGCCAAAAGATTAGAGGAGCTTGGATACTACGTGGTCAATGAGAATCCTGAGATCTACGTGTTCTTCTATCCCCTGGGAATTACTGTGAGAAAGATTCTAGGGTTGATAAGGGATAAGGCCACTGACCCGGTAGTCATCAGTGTGACAGATGACGGTAGTTATGTGATACCCGTCATCAAGGAACATCGTGGTGGCTCCATCCTCGGAGGCATAATTGCAGATTTGATGGGGTCTCAACTTGTTCTCACGTCACGTACCTCACAGATGGGTATTTACAGCGTAGAGGAATTCGCGTGGATGAATGGGCTTGAGATAGACCCGAAGGTGGCAGACTCGCTGAACTTCAAACTTGTTAAGAACGGGAAGCTGAGGTTCTTCGTGGAGGATAGGTTAGACCTTAAGGTGGTTGAGGGTTTCGAACCCGCGGACAGGTTAGAAAACGCTGACCTAGTCATAGGTGAAGAGTGCTCGGATCTTCCCACCTTAAGGCCCAAGAGACTGGTAATAGGGCTTGGATACTCCACAGGGGTTCCGCTTGAAGTCCTCTACTTTTCAATAGTTAGCACGATGAAATCGCTTCATGTGTATGAAAGGAGGTTGGATTTTATTGCTGTTCCTGAGATAAAGCAGGGAGATGAAAGGATCAAGAAGATAGGTAACATGCTAGGTGCGTCAATTATCTACGTTCCACTGGATCAGATTCGAGGTAGGAGTCAATCTACTCCATCCAGGGTTGCCAGGGATAGATTTGGTATTGATGGTGTATGCGAACCTTCGCTCGAGGCACTTGGAACTAGAATTGTTCTTAAAAGAACTAAAAGGGCATATGGAGTAGTTACATGCTTGGGGGTTAAATGA
- a CDS encoding A24 family peptidase C-terminal domain-containing protein has protein sequence MLPIYLLQVLLSVVMLLHTSILDLRYREVDPKIWLIYSPLIAFLYFDIHEVNLFIYLYSIVAVLAVFFGFYVISFMGGADLFAIIILGLANASVHPLLFSGLSQQGMEPLIVVLYSSVLIVLSGIINFARNFKYTSGLPLGTRLVLSFTARRIKVKQFLRSKFLFPLTEIDESGSESLRMGFSVDEDDSHWRDLYAKLVREGKLEEERYIWVAWGVPVLPFILLGYLISLVIGLPFS, from the coding sequence GTGTTGCCTATATACTTGTTACAGGTCCTTCTAAGTGTCGTGATGTTGCTTCACACTTCAATTCTGGACTTAAGGTATAGGGAAGTTGATCCCAAGATCTGGTTGATATACTCTCCACTTATAGCCTTCCTCTATTTCGATATTCACGAGGTCAACCTTTTCATCTATCTCTATTCCATTGTCGCAGTCCTCGCTGTGTTCTTCGGGTTTTACGTTATCTCATTCATGGGTGGTGCAGATCTATTCGCAATAATCATTCTGGGCCTAGCGAACGCGTCGGTGCACCCACTACTATTCAGCGGGTTATCCCAGCAGGGGATGGAACCTTTAATAGTGGTGCTATATTCATCCGTTCTAATCGTCCTGTCCGGAATAATTAATTTCGCACGTAATTTCAAATATACCAGTGGATTGCCACTTGGAACCAGGCTTGTTCTGTCCTTCACGGCAAGGAGAATCAAGGTGAAGCAATTCCTCAGGTCGAAGTTCCTCTTTCCCTTGACAGAAATCGATGAAAGCGGGTCCGAGAGCCTTAGGATGGGGTTTTCGGTTGACGAGGATGACTCGCACTGGAGAGATCTTTACGCTAAACTGGTTAGGGAGGGCAAACTGGAAGAGGAAAGATACATATGGGTTGCGTGGGGAGTACCAGTTCTTCCCTTCATCTTGCTTGGTTACCTGATAAGCCTTGTGATAGGACTACCTTTTTCATGA